The nucleotide sequence CCCTGCCGGACGGTCACAGTACCATCATGTGGGTCGAAGACAGGGGTCCTGTTTACCAGGGGATTATTGAGATTGCGGTATCCGCCGACGGGCACGAAGCCGAGATGAAGGCTCCATTCCGCGGGTTCATGAAATACGCCAATAACAGTCCAATCATGGCGCTCGGCAAGACCATCGACTTTTCATTTTCGTTGGAAGCGAGCGGTCAGTTGGCGGTGGGCGGCCAATGGGCCTCGGACACGGCACTGCCGATAGAGGGTTACTACCTCGCGGCGCCCACGGAAGACAGCGACGGCGACGGTTTGCCCGATGGCTGGGAAGCGGACCATGGGTTGAATCCGAGTGATGATGGCACGACCGATGTCGATCAGGGGGCAAGCGGCGACCCCGACAACGACGGCTATTCGAATATTGACGAGTACAACGGAGGTTCGGATCCTTCGGATGCCGACAGCATGCCGCCGGCGGTGAATACGATCAGCGTGCCGATGTTTGAAGAGTCGCCGCTCCCCTGCCCGTAGAAATGCTCGCTCAGTCAGGCCGTGTCATCTCATAGATCCTTCGAGAGGGTTGCCACTTCATGTTGCCACCACTTCTTCTCTTCGGGACTGTAGTCATACGGAGGACCTTGGAAGTGTGCGCAGAGCTTGCCGCTTGGACTGTAGAAGTTCAGACTTAGGCCAACAGTATTCAAAAAAGGCGGACCACCAAGCGGCGAGCGTTTGAAATAGTAAGCTAAGTGGTAACTGGCCGGAACTGGGGATTGTCGCAGGATCTCACAGAGCGCTTCTCGTGCCGGTATGTCAGTCATGTTAAGCGTCACGCATCTTTCCGTACGCCATGAGGGGTGTCCGGTAGCCGGATCGCGGGTATACTTGGGATATACATCGAAGTGCTGGGTGGGATGCGCGGTCTGTTTGAGTTCTCGCGAGAAGGCTTTGATGGCCTCCCACGTAGTGGCCGATTCCAGAGTCA is from Candidatus Hydrogenedentota bacterium and encodes:
- a CDS encoding thrombospondin type 3 repeat-containing protein, translating into LPDGHSTIMWVEDRGPVYQGIIEIAVSADGHEAEMKAPFRGFMKYANNSPIMALGKTIDFSFSLEASGQLAVGGQWASDTALPIEGYYLAAPTEDSDGDGLPDGWEADHGLNPSDDGTTDVDQGASGDPDNDGYSNIDEYNGGSDPSDADSMPPAVNTISVPMFEESPLPCP